The window TATAGACAGCGGAATAAAGGTTGTTTATGTCCCCGGAAACCACGACCTGACACTGGAAGAGGAAATTCTTCAGAAAGCCATTCCCGGACTGGTTCAGGCCAGAGACGGCAGAGGGCTCGGAGCATATTATACCGGAGACAGGAACGAGATCGTAATCGAACACGGCCACCGCTATGATGTATTTTCAGCACCCGACACTCTTACCAACGCTGAGCTTTGCGGCAACGATGAAACCATTATGCCCGCAGGCTATTTCTATGCACGCTATGCCGCAACCTGGGTTCTGGAAGGCCGCCCGAAGGTGATTAAAACCCTGCCCGTGGTAACAAATGTACCTGATTCCAGCGACACAGACCAGTACGGAGCTTTTCTGTATTATTCGGTGCTTAAAGATATATCCACAAGAATTACCCCCTTTGAGGGGCTCAGCCAGAAGATATTTGATATGCGCATTTCAGGATTCAACGATTCATATACATATCTGGATTTCTATCCCGCACAGGAGGCGGACGGAACAATCACTGCTCCTGTCCTGTTCAGACATATCCAGCGCACATGGGCAGAGCGTCAGGTGCTTAACAACGTAAAAGTTCCCAACAGTTTCAGCGAATCGGTATTGGGAGCTGTTAAGTATGAGTCATTCTTCACCAGAGCAAAGGCGAATTATCTGGAAAATCCTGCGGAGAATGTTGATATCGTAGTTTTCGGGCATACCCACGTCCCTTCATACCGGAACATCGGAGGCGGCAAATGCTATCTCAACTCCGGAACATGGATAGACCACAATGTAGATCATCCTGAAACGCC of the Seleniivibrio woodruffii genome contains:
- a CDS encoding metallophosphoesterase, which gives rise to MSFSRRHFIKTLSAGAGACFIAMNTAGCSSDIFPSGSGAEPLWEPETKRSKIVVISDIHLGIDDRYTETLENRPILIKFLQRLQRTTDVRELVIAGDFLDEWFLPVYYPSYTDQDQFYKDVIDNNKSVLTELKNVIDSGIKVVYVPGNHDLTLEEEILQKAIPGLVQARDGRGLGAYYTGDRNEIVIEHGHRYDVFSAPDTLTNAELCGNDETIMPAGYFYARYAATWVLEGRPKVIKTLPVVTNVPDSSDTDQYGAFLYYSVLKDISTRITPFEGLSQKIFDMRISGFNDSYTYLDFYPAQEADGTITAPVLFRHIQRTWAERQVLNNVKVPNSFSESVLGAVKYESFFTRAKANYLENPAENVDIVVFGHTHVPSYRNIGGGKCYLNSGTWIDHNVDHPETPRSFVVITTGETNSSAVYSYGKDGSVVDITAKVSGSDS